In Bactrocera oleae isolate idBacOlea1 chromosome 5, idBacOlea1, whole genome shotgun sequence, a genomic segment contains:
- the ric8a gene encoding synembryn isoform X1 — protein MEEHKLEELRSKNFSQIKSILTEFNSKNDDLFNFSAFHVDGRWHAMWRALFDILNDDSLQDLHDLTLNSVRILTRDKCSLQTEDLEEDVSCLLKLAHLEHPEAVEVSDDTEPTGCESSMIDIDSDGLAVQNVNVHWSGSTTRVVVESLKCLCNLVYQCADRRRQCVKSNITDAILKRIASSVQHPPSVEYFDMKLLFLITAMEPATRTRVQIDLNGVAYMTEWLDEKLVEKDASDEHMDLLCEMLKVMFNITTNSDRSPNENEIQSRHLTGVLRKLLLNFGDLRNERERSIIMHAINLLTNISGSCLTELIMKSESGGPATSSILIYEGYNVRALEIITRYLKVILDEQEKAATSNELISPVLTLLVKCARSDKILRHYIRSVVLPPLRNVYTRPEVGNELRNHLCRFLTLPEMMLRDLSTELLFVCCKENVSRMIKHTGYGNAAGLFAKRGLLGGRHVENTDYSSDSEDSDTEEYKQVQHNINPVIGCYEAPKKSPLEGMSEEQKQYEAMQLVNLMDKLHKTGVVQPCRIGEDGKPQPVDHILQLQEELPQQQADQKRKT, from the exons atggaAGAACACAAATTAGAGGAATTGCGTAGCAAAAACTTCAGTCAGATTAAATCTATATTGACCGAATTTAATTCAAAA AATGATGACCTTTTCAATTTTTCGGCTTTCCATGTAGATGGGCGCTGGCATGCTATGTGGCGTGCACTCTTCGACATACTTAATGATGATAGCTTACAGGACTTGCATGATCTAACTTTAAATAGTGTCCGTATCCTCACAAGAGACAAATGTAGTTTACAAACAGAAGATTTAGAAGAAGATGTATCTTGTCTTCTTAAATTAGCTCACTTGGAGCATCCTGAAGCTGTAGAAGTGTCTGATGATACCGAGCCAACTGGTTGTGAGTCGAGTATGATTGACATTGATTCAGACGGATTAGCAGTTCAAAATGTTAATGTACATTGGAGTGGTAGCACAACCCGAGTTGTAGTTGAGTCTCTTAAATGTCTGTGTAATTTAGTATACCAATGTGCAGATCGCCGTCGCCAATGCGTAAAATCTAACATAACAGATGCTATTCTAAAGCGGATCGCATCATCTGTACAACATCCACCTTCAGTTGAATATTTTGATatgaaattgttatttttgataACAGCAATGGAGCCAGCAACACGTACACGTGTACAAATTGATTTAAATGGAGTCGCTTACATGACTGAATGGCTTGATGAAAAACTTGTAGAAAAAGATGCTAGTGATGAGCATATGGATTTATTATGTGAGATGCTAAAAGTAATGTTTAATATTACTACAAATTCTGACAGAAGcccaaatgaaaatgaaattcaGAGTCGACATTTAACTGGTGTCCTACGAAAGTTGCTATTGAATTTCGGTGATCTAAGGAATGAGCGAGAGCGTAGCATAATTATGCACGCCATCAACCTTTTGACAAACATTTCTGGTAGTTGTTTGACAGAGTTGATAATGAAGAGTGAATCAGGTGGTCCAGCCACATCTTCTATATTAATTTATGAAGGATACAATGTACGTGCATTAGAAATAATTACGAGGTATTTAAAAGTGATATTAGATGAACAGGAAAAAGCTGCAACATCTAATGAGCTAATTTCTCCAGTTCTAACATTGCTAGTCAAGTGTGCACGAAGTGATAAGATTTTGCGACACTATATCAGAAGTGTAGTATTACCCCCATTACGGAATGTTTATACACGACCCGAAGTGGGAAATGAACTACGAAATCACTTATGTCGGTTTTTAACTTTACCAGAAATGATGTTGCGTGATTTATCTACAGAGTTACTTTTTGTGtgctgtaaagaaaatgtatCTCGCATGATAAAACATACAGGGTACGGTAACGCTGCTGGCTTATTTGCAAAGCGTGGTCTCCTAGGGGGTCGGCACGTCGAAAACACTGATTATTCTTCAGATAGCGAGGACAGCGATACAGAGGAGTATAAACAAGTACAACATAACATCAATCCGGTTATTGGATGTTATGAGGCTCCGAAAAAGAGTCCTCTCGAAGGTATGTCTGAGGAGCAGAAGCAATATGAGGCCATGCAGCTTGTAAATCTAATGGACAAATTACACAAAACGGGAGTGGTACAACCATGTCGTATTGGTGAGGATGGCAAACCACAGCCAGTAGATCATATTTTACAATTGCAGGAGGAATTACCTCAACAACAAGCGGATCAGAAACGTAAAACATAA
- the ric8a gene encoding synembryn isoform X2, whose translation MWRALFDILNDDSLQDLHDLTLNSVRILTRDKCSLQTEDLEEDVSCLLKLAHLEHPEAVEVSDDTEPTGCESSMIDIDSDGLAVQNVNVHWSGSTTRVVVESLKCLCNLVYQCADRRRQCVKSNITDAILKRIASSVQHPPSVEYFDMKLLFLITAMEPATRTRVQIDLNGVAYMTEWLDEKLVEKDASDEHMDLLCEMLKVMFNITTNSDRSPNENEIQSRHLTGVLRKLLLNFGDLRNERERSIIMHAINLLTNISGSCLTELIMKSESGGPATSSILIYEGYNVRALEIITRYLKVILDEQEKAATSNELISPVLTLLVKCARSDKILRHYIRSVVLPPLRNVYTRPEVGNELRNHLCRFLTLPEMMLRDLSTELLFVCCKENVSRMIKHTGYGNAAGLFAKRGLLGGRHVENTDYSSDSEDSDTEEYKQVQHNINPVIGCYEAPKKSPLEGMSEEQKQYEAMQLVNLMDKLHKTGVVQPCRIGEDGKPQPVDHILQLQEELPQQQADQKRKT comes from the coding sequence ATGTGGCGTGCACTCTTCGACATACTTAATGATGATAGCTTACAGGACTTGCATGATCTAACTTTAAATAGTGTCCGTATCCTCACAAGAGACAAATGTAGTTTACAAACAGAAGATTTAGAAGAAGATGTATCTTGTCTTCTTAAATTAGCTCACTTGGAGCATCCTGAAGCTGTAGAAGTGTCTGATGATACCGAGCCAACTGGTTGTGAGTCGAGTATGATTGACATTGATTCAGACGGATTAGCAGTTCAAAATGTTAATGTACATTGGAGTGGTAGCACAACCCGAGTTGTAGTTGAGTCTCTTAAATGTCTGTGTAATTTAGTATACCAATGTGCAGATCGCCGTCGCCAATGCGTAAAATCTAACATAACAGATGCTATTCTAAAGCGGATCGCATCATCTGTACAACATCCACCTTCAGTTGAATATTTTGATatgaaattgttatttttgataACAGCAATGGAGCCAGCAACACGTACACGTGTACAAATTGATTTAAATGGAGTCGCTTACATGACTGAATGGCTTGATGAAAAACTTGTAGAAAAAGATGCTAGTGATGAGCATATGGATTTATTATGTGAGATGCTAAAAGTAATGTTTAATATTACTACAAATTCTGACAGAAGcccaaatgaaaatgaaattcaGAGTCGACATTTAACTGGTGTCCTACGAAAGTTGCTATTGAATTTCGGTGATCTAAGGAATGAGCGAGAGCGTAGCATAATTATGCACGCCATCAACCTTTTGACAAACATTTCTGGTAGTTGTTTGACAGAGTTGATAATGAAGAGTGAATCAGGTGGTCCAGCCACATCTTCTATATTAATTTATGAAGGATACAATGTACGTGCATTAGAAATAATTACGAGGTATTTAAAAGTGATATTAGATGAACAGGAAAAAGCTGCAACATCTAATGAGCTAATTTCTCCAGTTCTAACATTGCTAGTCAAGTGTGCACGAAGTGATAAGATTTTGCGACACTATATCAGAAGTGTAGTATTACCCCCATTACGGAATGTTTATACACGACCCGAAGTGGGAAATGAACTACGAAATCACTTATGTCGGTTTTTAACTTTACCAGAAATGATGTTGCGTGATTTATCTACAGAGTTACTTTTTGTGtgctgtaaagaaaatgtatCTCGCATGATAAAACATACAGGGTACGGTAACGCTGCTGGCTTATTTGCAAAGCGTGGTCTCCTAGGGGGTCGGCACGTCGAAAACACTGATTATTCTTCAGATAGCGAGGACAGCGATACAGAGGAGTATAAACAAGTACAACATAACATCAATCCGGTTATTGGATGTTATGAGGCTCCGAAAAAGAGTCCTCTCGAAGGTATGTCTGAGGAGCAGAAGCAATATGAGGCCATGCAGCTTGTAAATCTAATGGACAAATTACACAAAACGGGAGTGGTACAACCATGTCGTATTGGTGAGGATGGCAAACCACAGCCAGTAGATCATATTTTACAATTGCAGGAGGAATTACCTCAACAACAAGCGGATCAGAAACGTAAAACATAA